A region of Campylobacter armoricus DNA encodes the following proteins:
- a CDS encoding cytochrome-c peroxidase, translating into MKFFIVLICSFFPLLALEMITPIPDSIPYNKEKALLGKKLYMDTSLSKDKKVSCNTCHDIANFGVDNKIFSTGINGILDEPFHTPTNFNAVFNLSQFWRGNAKDLQEQAKSPLTNPKEMGLKDGNEAVEIVKSNAYYEKEFQRLYGEVTFDNIADALAEFQKTLLTPNSPFDRYLKGDKNAISEQAKRGYNAFLSNGCIACHQGQNIGGNMYQKMGVFVPYDNGTNWQGRYEITKDPNDKFVVKVPSLRNISKTAPYFHDGSMPTLDACVQFMAYYQLGKFLEQNVVDDIVAFLNSLTGEYHDSLK; encoded by the coding sequence ATGAAATTTTTTATCGTTTTAATATGTTCTTTTTTTCCACTTTTAGCATTAGAAATGATTACTCCGATACCAGATAGCATTCCTTATAATAAAGAAAAAGCATTATTAGGGAAAAAACTTTATATGGATACAAGTTTATCAAAAGATAAAAAAGTATCTTGCAATACTTGTCATGATATTGCTAATTTTGGAGTAGATAATAAAATTTTTTCTACTGGTATAAATGGCATACTAGATGAACCATTCCATACACCTACAAATTTCAATGCAGTATTTAATCTTTCTCAATTTTGGAGAGGAAATGCAAAAGATTTACAAGAGCAAGCAAAAAGCCCTTTAACTAACCCTAAAGAGATGGGATTAAAAGATGGAAATGAAGCAGTTGAAATAGTAAAAAGCAATGCTTATTATGAAAAAGAGTTTCAAAGACTTTACGGAGAAGTTACCTTTGATAATATAGCCGATGCTTTAGCCGAATTTCAAAAAACACTACTTACTCCAAATTCTCCTTTTGATCGTTATTTAAAAGGAGATAAAAATGCTATAAGCGAACAAGCAAAAAGAGGATATAATGCTTTTTTATCTAATGGTTGCATAGCTTGTCATCAAGGACAAAATATAGGTGGTAATATGTATCAAAAAATGGGGGTATTTGTTCCATACGATAATGGAACAAACTGGCAAGGACGCTATGAAATAACAAAAGATCCTAATGATAAATTCGTGGTTAAAGTTCCAAGCCTTAGAAATATATCTAAGACAGCACCATATTTTCACGATGGATCTATGCCAACACTTGATGCGTGTGTGCAATTTATGGCATATTATCAACTTGGAAAATTTTTAGAGCAAAATGTAGTAGATGATATAGTTGCATTTTTAAATTCTTTAACAGGGGAATATCATGACTCACTCAAATAA
- a CDS encoding MFS transporter produces the protein MLKKIKKNNIKTLFLSSLGGTLEFYDFIIFVFFASYISKNFFPSDLSDFWKLLNTYGAFAAGYLARPLGGIVMAHFGDKFGRKKMFMLSILLMVIPTFSLAITPTFEDIGYMAPLILILARIAQGIAIGGELPGAWVFIKEHAPDEKDGFYISAINASMAFGILLGSIIALIINHYFSQDEIYEYAWRIPFAIGAIFGIISVYLRKFLEETPIFKLMQETNNLENFPLKSFFKEKDALLNTISSMLLTWMLTACVIILILLMPNFMSEVLIINKTDSICIQMIAIIILSCGTLLAGLWVDKFGFLPTAIIFSIGLSISCFFYFYFFYEQILHLSIYFYFISSFFGGINALAPILMCKIFKPNIRFSGISFSYNIAYAIAGGFSPQLVFALHSLAIKPDNPFIFGIFIYILILSLITLITAIITYKRLRF, from the coding sequence ATGTTAAAGAAAATTAAAAAAAATAATATCAAAACCCTATTCTTATCTTCACTTGGAGGAACTTTAGAATTTTATGATTTTATTATTTTTGTATTTTTTGCAAGCTATATCTCAAAAAATTTTTTTCCTAGTGATTTAAGTGATTTTTGGAAGCTTTTAAATACTTATGGAGCATTTGCTGCAGGGTATTTAGCTAGACCACTTGGTGGTATTGTAATGGCTCATTTTGGAGATAAATTTGGGCGTAAAAAAATGTTTATGCTTAGTATATTATTAATGGTTATACCAACTTTTTCTCTTGCAATCACTCCAACTTTTGAAGACATAGGATACATGGCCCCATTAATCTTAATACTTGCTAGAATTGCTCAAGGTATTGCAATAGGTGGTGAGTTACCTGGAGCATGGGTTTTTATAAAAGAACACGCACCTGATGAAAAAGATGGTTTTTATATTAGTGCTATTAATGCTTCTATGGCATTTGGAATTTTGTTAGGAAGTATTATTGCTTTAATTATAAACCATTATTTTTCACAAGATGAAATTTATGAATATGCTTGGAGAATTCCATTTGCTATTGGAGCGATTTTTGGCATAATCTCTGTTTATCTTCGAAAATTTTTAGAAGAAACTCCTATTTTTAAGCTAATGCAAGAAACAAATAATTTAGAAAATTTCCCATTAAAAAGCTTTTTCAAAGAAAAAGATGCGTTGCTTAACACTATTTCTTCTATGCTTTTAACATGGATGCTTACAGCTTGTGTGATTATATTAATACTACTAATGCCAAATTTTATGTCCGAAGTATTAATTATAAATAAAACTGATTCTATATGCATACAAATGATAGCAATTATAATTCTTTCATGTGGAACATTATTAGCTGGCTTATGGGTTGATAAATTTGGGTTTTTACCGACAGCTATAATTTTTTCAATAGGACTTAGTATATCTTGCTTTTTTTATTTTTATTTTTTCTATGAACAAATTTTACATTTAAGTATATACTTTTATTTTATTTCCAGTTTCTTTGGTGGTATTAATGCCTTAGCACCTATTTTAATGTGTAAAATTTTTAAACCAAATATTCGTTTTAGCGGTATTTCTTTTTCTTATAATATTGCATATGCTATTGCAGGTGGTTTTAGCCCTCAACTTGTTTTTGCCTTACATTCTTTAGCCATAAAACCGGATAATCCTTTTATATTCGGAATTTTTATTTATATTTTAATTTTATCTCTCATAACGCTTATAACTGCCATTATTACTTATAAGAGATTAAGATTTTAG
- the infA gene encoding translation initiation factor IF-1, translated as MAKDDIIEIDGNVIEALPNATFKVELDNKHVILCHIAGKMRMHYIRIMPGDRVKVELTPYSLDKGRITFRYK; from the coding sequence TTGGCAAAAGATGATATTATTGAAATTGATGGTAATGTGATTGAGGCTTTACCTAATGCAACTTTTAAAGTTGAGCTGGATAATAAACATGTGATACTTTGCCATATCGCAGGTAAAATGCGTATGCATTATATTAGAATAATGCCTGGTGATAGAGTTAAGGTTGAATTAACACCTTATAGTCTTGATAAAGGGCGAATTACATTTAGATATAAATAA
- the rpmJ gene encoding 50S ribosomal protein L36, translating to MKVRPSVKKMCDKCKVVRRKGVVRIICENPKHKQRQG from the coding sequence ATGAAAGTTAGACCATCTGTTAAAAAGATGTGCGACAAATGCAAAGTAGTTCGTCGTAAAGGCGTAGTTCGCATTATTTGCGAAAATCCAAAACACAAACAAAGACAAGGATAA
- the rpsM gene encoding 30S ribosomal protein S13 — translation MARIAGVDLPKKKRIEYGLTYIYGIGLHTSRKILDKTGISYDKRVHELSEDEAAAIRKEIQESYMVEGDLRKQVAMDIKALMDLGSFRGLRHRKGLPVRGQKTKTNARTRKGKRKTVGAKS, via the coding sequence ATGGCTCGTATTGCAGGTGTGGATTTACCAAAGAAAAAAAGAATTGAATATGGCTTAACTTATATTTATGGTATAGGTTTGCATACTTCAAGAAAAATCTTAGATAAAACTGGAATTTCTTATGATAAAAGAGTTCATGAATTAAGTGAAGATGAGGCAGCAGCTATTCGTAAAGAAATTCAAGAAAGCTATATGGTTGAGGGTGATCTTAGAAAACAAGTTGCTATGGATATCAAAGCATTAATGGATTTAGGAAGCTTTAGAGGTTTAAGACATAGAAAAGGCTTACCAGTTCGTGGTCAAAAAACAAAAACAAATGCCAGAACTAGAAAAGGTAAGAGAAAAACCGTTGGTGCAAAATCATAA
- the rpsK gene encoding 30S ribosomal protein S11 — protein sequence MAKRKVVKKKVVKKNIAKGIVYISATFNNTMVTVTDEMGNAIAWSSAGGLGFKGSKKSTPYAAQQAVEDALNKAKEHGIKEVGIKVQGPGSGRETAVKSVGAMEGIKVTFLKDITPLAHNGCRPPKRRRV from the coding sequence ATGGCAAAAAGAAAAGTAGTTAAGAAAAAAGTAGTTAAAAAAAATATAGCTAAGGGTATAGTTTATATCAGTGCAACATTTAATAATACTATGGTTACTGTAACTGATGAAATGGGAAATGCTATTGCATGGAGTAGTGCTGGTGGTTTAGGATTTAAAGGTTCTAAAAAATCAACTCCTTATGCAGCACAACAAGCAGTGGAAGATGCTTTAAATAAAGCAAAAGAACATGGTATTAAAGAAGTAGGAATTAAAGTTCAAGGACCAGGAAGTGGTCGTGAGACAGCGGTTAAAAGTGTAGGTGCTATGGAAGGAATCAAAGTAACTTTCTTAAAAGATATAACTCCATTAGCTCATAATGGTTGTAGACCACCAAAACGTCGTCGTGTCTAA
- the rpsD gene encoding 30S ribosomal protein S4, which produces MARYRGPVEKLERRLGVSLAMKGERRLAGKSALDKRPYAPGQHGQRKAKISEYGLQLREKQKAKFMYGVSEKQFRRLFSEAARKDGNTGALLIQLLEQRLDNVVYRMGFATTRRFARQLVTHGHILVNGKRVDIPSYRVEAGQKIEVIEKSKNNPQISRAIELTAQTGIVAWVDVEKEKRFGIFTRKPEREEVIIPVEERYIVELYSK; this is translated from the coding sequence ATGGCAAGATATAGAGGACCAGTAGAGAAATTAGAAAGACGACTTGGCGTAAGCTTAGCAATGAAAGGCGAAAGAAGATTAGCAGGTAAAAGCGCACTTGATAAACGCCCTTATGCACCAGGTCAGCACGGACAAAGAAAAGCAAAAATTAGTGAGTATGGACTTCAATTAAGAGAAAAACAAAAAGCTAAATTTATGTATGGGGTTAGTGAAAAACAATTTAGAAGATTATTTAGCGAAGCTGCAAGAAAAGATGGCAACACAGGTGCGCTTTTAATTCAGCTTTTAGAACAAAGACTAGATAATGTTGTTTATAGAATGGGCTTTGCTACAACTCGTCGTTTTGCTAGACAGCTTGTAACTCATGGGCATATTTTAGTAAATGGCAAAAGAGTTGATATTCCTAGCTATAGAGTAGAAGCAGGTCAAAAGATTGAGGTGATTGAAAAAAGTAAAAATAATCCTCAAATTTCAAGAGCAATTGAGCTAACTGCTCAAACAGGTATAGTTGCTTGGGTTGATGTAGAAAAAGAAAAAAGATTTGGAATTTTTACAAGAAAACCTGAAAGAGAAGAAGTTATCATTCCAGTTGAGGAAAGATACATCGTTGAGTTGTATTCTAAATAA
- a CDS encoding DNA-directed RNA polymerase subunit alpha, with the protein MRHITTSAYTPTEFSIENISDTVAKVSAWPFEIGYAITLAHPLRRLLYSSTVGFAPTGVKIKGVAHEFDSMRGMLEDVALFIINLKKLRFKIKTESEKEIVTFNFKGPKEICGKDLNNDIVEVVNVDSYLATINEDADLEFTLIIEKGIGYVPSEEIQNFLDPDFIALDAFFTPVKHAVYDIEKVLFEDNPDYEKVVFTITTDGQISPSDAFKNALEAMYKQLSVFDKIANAQSVARNQTPSSEVEHVKLLQNITELNLSARSFNCLEKANVVYIGELALMSVSELADLKNLGKKSLDEIKSVMETIGFPIGGSKLNDSAKETLKKKIIELKAQNEG; encoded by the coding sequence ATGAGACATATTACAACTTCTGCTTATACACCAACAGAGTTTAGTATTGAAAATATCAGTGATACAGTGGCAAAAGTAAGTGCATGGCCTTTTGAAATTGGTTATGCTATTACTTTAGCACACCCTTTACGCCGTTTGCTTTATTCAAGCACGGTTGGTTTTGCTCCCACTGGAGTAAAAATTAAAGGTGTTGCACATGAATTTGATAGTATGCGTGGCATGCTTGAAGATGTAGCATTGTTTATTATCAATCTAAAAAAATTAAGATTTAAAATAAAAACAGAGTCTGAAAAAGAAATTGTTACATTTAATTTTAAAGGACCAAAAGAAATTTGCGGAAAAGATTTAAATAATGATATTGTCGAGGTTGTTAATGTAGATAGCTATCTTGCAACAATCAATGAAGATGCAGATTTAGAATTTACTTTGATTATAGAAAAAGGTATTGGTTATGTGCCTTCAGAAGAAATCCAAAATTTCTTAGATCCTGATTTCATAGCGCTTGATGCATTTTTTACTCCAGTAAAACATGCAGTTTATGATATAGAAAAAGTGCTTTTTGAAGATAATCCAGATTATGAAAAAGTTGTTTTTACAATTACAACCGATGGACAAATTTCACCAAGTGATGCTTTTAAAAATGCTTTAGAAGCAATGTATAAACAATTATCAGTGTTTGACAAAATTGCAAATGCACAAAGCGTCGCAAGAAATCAAACACCGAGCAGTGAAGTAGAGCATGTAAAATTACTTCAAAATATAACTGAATTAAATTTAAGTGCTAGAAGTTTTAATTGCTTAGAAAAAGCAAATGTAGTTTATATCGGCGAACTTGCTCTAATGAGTGTAAGCGAACTAGCGGATTTAAAAAATCTAGGAAAAAAATCTCTTGATGAGATTAAAAGTGTAATGGAAACTATAGGATTTCCTATAGGTGGTTCGAAACTCAATGATAGTGCAAAAGAAACGCTAAAGAAAAAAATTATAGAATTAAAAGCACAAAATGAAGGATAA
- the rplQ gene encoding 50S ribosomal protein L17 → MRHRHGYRKLGRTSTHRAALLKNLTIAIIKAGKIETTLPKAKELRGYVERLITRARKGDFNAHRAVFASLQDKEATNKLVTEIAPKFADRNGGYTRIIKTRIRRGDAAEMAFIEFVA, encoded by the coding sequence ATGAGACATAGACATGGATATAGAAAATTAGGTCGCACTTCTACCCACCGTGCTGCCTTGTTAAAAAACCTTACCATTGCTATTATTAAAGCAGGTAAAATAGAAACAACATTACCTAAAGCAAAAGAATTAAGAGGTTATGTTGAAAGATTAATTACTCGTGCAAGAAAGGGTGATTTTAATGCTCATAGAGCAGTATTTGCAAGTTTGCAAGATAAAGAAGCTACAAATAAACTTGTAACTGAAATTGCACCGAAATTTGCAGATAGAAATGGTGGATATACTAGAATCATCAAAACTAGAATTCGCCGTGGTGATGCTGCTGAAATGGCTTTCATAGAATTCGTAGCTTAA
- the hisG gene encoding ATP phosphoribosyltransferase, translated as MQENSRLRIAIQKSGRLSKDSIALLESIGVKLRIHEQSLIAFSTNLPIDLLRVRDDDIPGLIFDGVVDLGIVGENVLEENELERKSKNENADFIMLKKLDFGGCRLSLALPEKCEYKGIESFKNLRIATSYPQLLKRFMEENNIPYKTCMLTGSVEVAPSANLADGICDLVSSGATLKANGLKEVMVIYKSKACIIQRKESLTSCKQELIDKLLIRINGVMQARESKYIMLHAPIEKLEKITALLPGVEKPTILPLENDKAKVALHMVSQENLFWETMEALKKEGASAILVLPIEKMLS; from the coding sequence ATGCAAGAAAATTCAAGATTGCGTATAGCTATACAAAAATCAGGTCGTTTAAGTAAAGATTCTATAGCCTTGCTTGAGTCTATAGGCGTAAAACTTCGCATACATGAACAAAGTTTGATTGCTTTTTCTACTAATTTACCGATTGATCTACTTAGAGTAAGAGATGATGATATACCAGGACTTATTTTTGATGGAGTAGTTGATCTTGGTATAGTTGGAGAAAATGTTTTAGAAGAAAATGAACTTGAAAGAAAATCAAAAAACGAAAACGCAGATTTTATAATGCTTAAAAAACTTGATTTTGGCGGATGTCGTTTGTCTTTAGCATTGCCAGAAAAGTGTGAATATAAAGGTATAGAAAGTTTTAAAAATTTACGCATAGCAACTTCTTATCCACAGCTTTTAAAGCGTTTTATGGAGGAAAATAATATTCCTTATAAAACTTGTATGCTAACAGGTTCAGTTGAAGTGGCACCAAGTGCAAATTTAGCTGATGGAATTTGTGATTTAGTTTCAAGTGGGGCTACTTTAAAAGCAAATGGACTTAAAGAAGTTATGGTAATTTATAAATCCAAAGCTTGTATTATCCAAAGAAAAGAAAGTTTAACTTCTTGCAAGCAAGAGTTAATTGATAAATTACTTATTAGGATTAATGGAGTTATGCAAGCTAGAGAATCAAAATATATTATGCTTCATGCTCCTATTGAAAAACTAGAAAAAATTACAGCCTTATTACCAGGTGTTGAAAAACCTACTATTTTACCTTTAGAAAATGATAAAGCCAAAGTTGCATTGCATATGGTTAGTCAAGAAAATTTATTTTGGGAGACTATGGAAGCTTTAAAAAAAGAAGGCGCAAGTGCAATTTTGGTTTTACCTATTGAAAAAATGCTCTCTTAA
- the hisD gene encoding histidinol dehydrogenase translates to MQILDFQKLNTKEQELALKRPAISANTQVKTIVEDIIENVKTNGDEALKQMALKFDKVEINSIKLSQEELSSLAGQVDEELKQAIKIAYDNIYKFHKAQESKTIEVQTFEGVTCKVITRAIEKVGLYIPGGLAPLFSTALMLAIPAKIAQCKHIALASPPPLHPAITYVAKLCGVDEVYQMGGAGAIAALAYGTQSVKKVDKIFGPGNAFVTEAKKQVNNHGVAIDMQAGPSEVLVLADEFANAKFIASDLLSQAEHGADSQAILVCTSEKLAKEVDSEVALQLEKLSRKEIASKSLEHSKIILAKDIKHAISISNDYAPEHLIIHTQNSSNLLDDIMHAGSVFLGEYSPESMGDYASGTNHVLPTYGFARSYSSLGLADFMKRMSVQELSKEGFKKLGPIVEILAAAEGLDGHKNAVSLRLESLK, encoded by the coding sequence ATGCAAATATTAGATTTTCAAAAATTAAATACAAAAGAACAAGAGTTAGCGCTAAAACGCCCTGCTATAAGTGCTAATACGCAAGTTAAAACTATAGTAGAAGACATTATAGAAAATGTTAAAACAAATGGTGATGAAGCATTAAAACAAATGGCATTGAAATTTGATAAAGTAGAGATAAACTCTATTAAATTAAGCCAAGAAGAGCTTAGTAGTTTAGCAGGACAAGTTGATGAAGAGCTAAAACAAGCTATTAAAATAGCTTATGATAATATTTATAAATTCCATAAAGCACAAGAGAGTAAAACCATAGAAGTACAAACTTTTGAAGGGGTAACTTGCAAAGTAATAACTAGGGCTATAGAAAAAGTAGGTCTTTATATACCAGGTGGCTTAGCACCTTTATTTTCCACTGCTTTGATGCTTGCTATTCCAGCAAAGATAGCTCAGTGCAAACACATAGCTTTAGCTTCTCCGCCACCTTTGCACCCTGCCATTACTTATGTGGCAAAACTTTGTGGGGTTGATGAAGTATATCAAATGGGTGGAGCAGGTGCGATAGCAGCACTAGCTTATGGAACGCAAAGCGTAAAAAAAGTAGATAAAATTTTTGGTCCAGGAAATGCCTTTGTAACAGAAGCTAAAAAGCAAGTTAATAATCATGGAGTAGCCATTGATATGCAAGCAGGGCCTTCAGAAGTACTAGTTTTAGCAGATGAGTTTGCTAATGCTAAATTTATAGCTTCAGATTTACTCTCACAAGCTGAACATGGAGCAGATTCTCAAGCTATTTTAGTTTGCACAAGTGAAAAATTAGCCAAAGAAGTAGATAGTGAAGTTGCTTTACAGCTTGAAAAACTTTCACGCAAAGAAATTGCTTCAAAATCTTTAGAGCATTCTAAAATCATTCTTGCAAAAGATATAAAACATGCCATAAGCATTTCAAATGATTATGCACCAGAACATTTAATCATTCATACACAAAATTCATCTAATTTGCTTGATGATATTATGCATGCAGGTTCGGTATTTTTAGGTGAGTATTCTCCAGAATCTATGGGAGATTATGCAAGTGGGACTAATCATGTATTGCCAACTTATGGTTTTGCAAGGTCATATTCTTCTTTAGGACTTGCTGATTTTATGAAAAGAATGAGTGTGCAAGAACTTAGCAAAGAAGGTTTTAAAAAACTTGGACCTATAGTGGAAATTTTAGCAGCTGCTGAAGGGCTTGATGGGCATAAAAATGCCGTAAGTTTAAGATTAGAAAGCTTAAAATGA
- the hisB gene encoding bifunctional histidinol-phosphatase/imidazoleglycerol-phosphate dehydratase HisB, whose amino-acid sequence MSAKILFIDRDGTLIDEPKNDFQIDSLEKLEFEKGAINALLKLKNFGFKFVIVSNQDGLGTNSFPKEDFDKAHEKMLSVFQSCGIEFEDIFICPHFEHENCACRKPKTAMLENYIKNKLYDKNKSFVIGDRLSDMLLAQNLGIQGLKYDKNDFNWKQIANFILQNYRSACIERNTKETQIQVKIAFNDTSKANINTGIAFFDHMLEQIATHANISLSIECKGDLEVDEHHSVEDVALALGEAIKIALDQKIGIARYGFVLPMDESLASCAIDFCNRPHLVYKAKFKKEKLGELSTEMIEHFFYSLSYAMGASLHLKVKGKNDHHKAEGLFKAFARALKMAIKIENENLASSKGVI is encoded by the coding sequence ATGAGTGCAAAAATTTTATTTATAGATAGAGATGGCACACTCATTGATGAGCCTAAAAATGATTTTCAAATTGATTCTTTAGAAAAGCTTGAATTTGAAAAAGGTGCTATCAATGCACTTTTAAAGTTAAAAAATTTTGGTTTTAAATTTGTGATAGTGAGTAATCAAGACGGCCTAGGCACAAATTCTTTCCCTAAAGAAGACTTTGATAAAGCTCATGAGAAGATGCTAAGTGTTTTTCAAAGTTGTGGTATAGAATTTGAAGATATTTTTATATGCCCGCATTTTGAGCATGAAAATTGTGCTTGTAGAAAGCCAAAAACAGCTATGCTTGAAAACTATATCAAAAACAAACTTTATGATAAAAACAAAAGCTTTGTCATAGGCGATAGGCTTAGCGATATGCTCTTAGCGCAAAATCTTGGAATTCAAGGTTTAAAATACGACAAAAACGATTTTAACTGGAAACAAATTGCTAATTTTATTTTGCAAAATTATCGTAGTGCTTGTATAGAGCGTAATACCAAAGAAACTCAAATTCAAGTTAAAATAGCTTTTAACGACACTTCAAAAGCTAATATTAACACAGGTATAGCTTTTTTTGATCATATGTTAGAGCAAATTGCTACGCATGCAAATATTTCTTTAAGCATTGAATGCAAAGGGGATTTGGAAGTTGATGAGCATCACAGCGTAGAAGATGTAGCACTTGCTTTGGGCGAGGCTATCAAAATAGCACTAGATCAAAAAATAGGCATTGCAAGATATGGTTTTGTTTTGCCTATGGATGAGAGTTTGGCAAGTTGTGCGATTGATTTTTGCAATAGACCACATTTGGTTTATAAGGCTAAATTTAAAAAAGAAAAGCTTGGAGAATTAAGCACAGAAATGATAGAGCATTTTTTCTACTCACTAAGCTATGCTATGGGAGCTAGTTTGCATTTAAAAGTTAAAGGCAAAAACGATCATCACAAAGCCGAAGGACTTTTTAAAGCCTTTGCAAGAGCTTTAAAAATGGCTATTAAAATAGAAAATGAAAACCTAGCAAGCTCTAAAGGAGTGATATGA
- the hisH gene encoding imidazole glycerol phosphate synthase subunit HisH: MNLAIIDTGCANLASLKFALDRLGQNSIITHDLKELSQADKLLLPGVGTAAKAMENLQALNLENFIQTTTKPLLGICLGMQILGEFSEELHQKTLGIMPFKTQKFQEKANFTFPHMGWNQVSSTHELFKGLNGAYFYFVHSYCVGLNEYTIAECEYSTKFSASLNKDNFYGVQFHPERSGEAGEVLLKNFINM; this comes from the coding sequence ATGAATTTAGCCATTATAGATACAGGTTGTGCGAATTTAGCTTCTTTGAAATTTGCTCTTGATCGTTTAGGGCAAAATAGTATCATAACTCATGATTTAAAAGAACTCTCACAAGCAGATAAGCTTTTACTCCCTGGTGTTGGCACTGCAGCTAAAGCGATGGAGAATTTACAAGCATTAAATTTAGAAAATTTTATCCAAACTACTACTAAGCCCCTTTTAGGAATTTGTCTTGGTATGCAAATTCTAGGTGAATTTTCAGAAGAGCTACACCAAAAAACACTTGGTATTATGCCTTTTAAAACGCAAAAATTCCAAGAAAAAGCTAATTTTACCTTTCCGCATATGGGGTGGAATCAAGTATCAAGCACACATGAGCTTTTTAAAGGCTTAAACGGGGCTTATTTTTATTTTGTGCATAGTTATTGTGTGGGTTTAAATGAATACACCATAGCAGAGTGTGAATACTCTACTAAATTTAGTGCAAGTTTAAATAAAGACAATTTCTATGGCGTGCAGTTTCACCCTGAAAGAAGTGGCGAGGCAGGTGAAGTGTTATTAAAAAATTTCATAAATATGTAG
- a CDS encoding 1-(5-phosphoribosyl)-5-[(5-phosphoribosylamino)methylideneamino] imidazole-4-carboxamide isomerase has product MQTQIIPALDLIDGKVVRLYKGDYAKKQEYSFDPLAKFQEYEAQGISWLHLVDLSGAKDPSKRQLQLIEKLALNVKVNLQVGGGIRTKDEIKALFDSGVKRVVIGSLAVKNKAFTQELLSEFGVENIVLALDSVCIKGEFFVATDAWSKTSDESLFELLNFYKDIKHILCTDISKDGTMSGANIALYNALHEKFPHLQTQASGGVASLQDFIDLKGIVSGIITGKALLDGKFSIKEAKECLQNA; this is encoded by the coding sequence ATGCAAACTCAAATCATTCCAGCATTAGACTTAATCGATGGCAAGGTAGTAAGACTTTATAAAGGTGATTATGCTAAAAAACAAGAATACAGCTTTGATCCTTTAGCTAAATTTCAAGAGTATGAAGCACAAGGCATATCGTGGCTTCATTTGGTGGATTTAAGTGGTGCAAAAGATCCTAGCAAAAGGCAATTACAACTCATAGAAAAATTAGCCTTAAATGTCAAAGTAAATTTGCAAGTAGGCGGAGGCATACGCACTAAAGATGAGATTAAGGCTTTATTTGATAGCGGTGTTAAACGCGTAGTTATAGGCTCTTTAGCAGTTAAAAATAAAGCCTTTACACAAGAGCTTTTGAGTGAATTTGGCGTAGAAAATATAGTCTTAGCGCTTGATAGTGTTTGTATTAAAGGTGAGTTTTTTGTAGCCACTGATGCGTGGAGCAAAACAAGCGATGAGAGTTTGTTTGAGCTTTTAAATTTTTATAAAGATATAAAGCATATTTTATGCACTGATATTTCCAAAGATGGCACGATGAGTGGAGCAAATATAGCTTTATACAACGCTTTGCATGAAAAATTCCCACATTTACAAACCCAAGCAAGCGGAGGTGTGGCGAGTTTGCAAGATTTTATCGATTTAAAAGGCATAGTAAGTGGTATCATCACAGGCAAAGCCTTGCTTGATGGAAAATTTAGCATTAAGGAGGCTAAAGAATGCTTGCAAAACGCATAA